The genomic stretch CTCCTCGCGGCGTATGGTCGGCGGCGGTTGCAGCCCCCGTTCCTTGAGCAGTTTCGTGTTTTCTCTCGCCGCCGCCCGCATCCAGAGGATCTCCGCCCACCGGGTAAAAGCCACATAATCCTCATCGCGCCAGGGAGCGCCGCCCCGCAAAAAGCCGGTCGCCGTCTCCCGATCCCAAACCCACCCGTCGCCTAGGTGGCGCGCAAGCCAGTAGACAGACACCAGCATGCGGTCATCCTCGATCTTGCCGGAAGCACGGGTGCCCCGTTCCCAGGGCTGCCATTTTCGGTTCAGCGGCGCCGCCTGCACCTCCAGGCAAAGGTTGTCGCGCCGGATGACGGCTTTCCGGCTTTTATTGTCATAAGTGACTTCGGCCCCAAGCGCCTCCGCCAGCGGGCGAACTGGCGCCAGGATATAGCCGCGCTCAATGCGGGGATGAGGGGCGAATTCCATCGGCAAGCCGTTCAGCACGATGACAGGCCGCCTTTCTGCGCTCGATCGCCCGGGAGGCGCAGCCAATTGGGCCTCGCTCCACTCGGAGGAAACCAGAAGCATGAGCGAAAGGGCTACTGCCAAAAAAAACATTTTTCTGCCGATCCGTCTCAATCTATTTCCCCCACCAGCTCGATACGGTAAAAAAACAAGCTCAGTCTATTATACGCCGCTTTATGGCATATTATTCCATTTGTCTGTTTATGAAATACCCTTTCCTTCTTCGCACTCCCTGGCATTGCCCCCGATGCAGGCAGAGACTTTGCCGAAATCAAAAACGCTCACGACCTGTCGGGTCGCAAGCGATGATGAACATGGCTTTCCGTAAAAAAACGCCGGCCCCAGCAAGCCGGCAGAGAGGCATTCCGATCACTGCGCCACCCGGATGCTCATCCCATCCTCAGCGATCATGAAACGCGGTTGCGCCAAACCGTACTGGGCCATCAACCGCTCATAGCCCTCCCCTTCTGTGAGATGGACAATCGCCACCTGCTTCGGATTCGTCTTCTTCATCAAACGCGCCACATCGTGGAGGGAGGAGTGCTTGCCGGCGGCCTTGTCGGCGCCGTTGCACTCGTGAATGAGGCAGGTGGCTTCCAAGGCCACTGTTTCCAGGAGGGGGTTGTAGGCGGTATCAGCCGAGTAGACCACCTTGATGGGGCTTTTTTCGAGCCCCTCCTTCGATTCATCAAGAAAGGATACGCCCATCGTCGGGATGCCGTG from Heliomicrobium modesticaldum Ice1 encodes the following:
- a CDS encoding copper amine oxidase N-terminal domain-containing protein, which encodes MRRIGRKMFFLAVALSLMLLVSSEWSEAQLAAPPGRSSAERRPVIVLNGLPMEFAPHPRIERGYILAPVRPLAEALGAEVTYDNKSRKAVIRRDNLCLEVQAAPLNRKWQPWERGTRASGKIEDDRMLVSVYWLARHLGDGWVWDRETATGFLRGGAPWRDEDYVAFTRWAEILWMRAAARENTKLLKERGLQPPPTIRREEDLQRFLGAYWSHDNVHSLWESRYADKESAVAGRPVDGVVIDATTVHSWRIVSRTPEEVQVEGYLSGAGKYGFLDQKVTYVLRPDGKGAFKIQERRVGALI